A region from the Lysobacter sp. BMK333-48F3 genome encodes:
- a CDS encoding NADP-dependent malic enzyme: MSDNDLKTAALDYHRLNPPGKIKVTATKPMVTQRDLALAYSPGVAYACEAIVEDPNTASELTARGNLVAVISNGTAVLGLGDIGPLAGKPVMEGKGVLFQKFAGIDVFDIEIDERDPDKLVDIIASLEPTFGGINLEDIKAPECFIVERKLRERMKIPVFHDDQHGTAIIVGSAVLNALEIVGKNIGEVKLATSGAGAAGIACLDMLVALGMKPENILAVDRDGVLYTGRGKMDPDKERYARDTDKRTLADIVAGADVFLGLSAGGVLKAEMVATMADKPIILALANPYPEILPEDAKAVRPDCIIATGRSDYPNQVNNALCFPYIFRGALDVGATVINEEMKLACVRAIAQLARMESSDLGGAYGGEVPTFGAEYLIPRPFDPRLLVMLAPAVAKAAMDSGVAARPIADMDAYEEKLSQYIYRTSLLMKPVYDKARADRKRVVYAEGEEETVLRAVQTVIDEELAYPILIGRPDVIETRIQRLGLRMREGVDFELTNINDDPRFNDYWQQYHALTERRGVTPAAAKNLLRSRPTLIAALMVERGEADAMISGLVGRFHKKLGYMRSIFDFDPGVSGTAAMTGVINDQGAWFFLDTHVQVDPTAEQIAEATLQATYRLKLFGIEPKVALLSHSNYGSHDNPSAAKMRKVRQIVKQRQPKLEIDGEMQADTAWDDLLRKRIFPNATLHGRANLFVLPNLDAANITYNMVRVMTDGVAIGPILMGLDKPAHILTPASTPRRVVNMTAIAAVDAQIRAAREAERKA; the protein is encoded by the coding sequence ATGTCCGACAACGATCTGAAAACCGCCGCGCTCGACTACCACCGCCTGAACCCGCCGGGCAAGATCAAGGTCACCGCGACCAAGCCGATGGTGACCCAGCGCGACCTGGCCCTGGCCTACTCGCCGGGCGTGGCCTACGCCTGCGAGGCGATCGTCGAGGACCCGAACACCGCCAGCGAGCTCACCGCCCGCGGCAACCTGGTCGCGGTGATCAGCAACGGCACCGCCGTGCTCGGCCTGGGCGACATCGGCCCGCTGGCCGGCAAGCCGGTGATGGAAGGCAAGGGCGTGCTGTTCCAGAAGTTCGCCGGCATCGACGTGTTCGACATCGAGATCGACGAGCGCGACCCGGACAAGCTGGTCGACATCATCGCCTCGCTGGAGCCGACCTTCGGCGGCATCAACCTGGAAGACATCAAGGCGCCGGAGTGCTTCATCGTCGAGCGCAAGCTGCGCGAGCGGATGAAGATCCCGGTGTTCCACGACGACCAGCACGGCACCGCGATCATCGTGGGCAGCGCGGTGCTCAACGCGCTGGAGATCGTCGGCAAGAACATCGGCGAGGTGAAGCTGGCCACCAGCGGCGCCGGCGCGGCCGGCATCGCCTGCTTGGACATGCTGGTCGCCCTGGGCATGAAGCCGGAGAACATCCTCGCGGTCGACCGCGACGGCGTGCTCTACACCGGCCGCGGCAAGATGGACCCGGACAAGGAGCGCTACGCGCGCGACACCGACAAGCGCACCCTGGCCGACATCGTCGCCGGCGCCGACGTGTTCCTGGGCCTGTCGGCCGGCGGCGTGCTCAAGGCCGAGATGGTCGCGACCATGGCCGACAAGCCGATCATCCTGGCCCTGGCCAATCCCTATCCGGAAATCCTGCCGGAGGACGCCAAGGCCGTGCGTCCGGACTGCATCATCGCCACCGGCCGTTCGGACTACCCGAACCAGGTCAACAACGCGCTGTGCTTCCCCTACATCTTCCGCGGCGCGCTCGACGTCGGCGCGACGGTGATCAACGAGGAGATGAAGCTGGCCTGCGTGCGCGCGATCGCCCAGCTGGCGCGGATGGAGTCCTCCGACCTCGGCGGCGCCTACGGCGGCGAAGTGCCGACCTTCGGCGCCGAGTACCTGATCCCGCGCCCGTTCGACCCGCGCCTGCTGGTGATGCTGGCCCCGGCCGTGGCCAAGGCGGCGATGGACTCCGGCGTCGCCGCGCGTCCGATCGCCGACATGGACGCCTACGAAGAAAAGCTCAGCCAGTACATCTACCGCACCAGCCTGCTGATGAAGCCGGTGTACGACAAGGCCCGCGCCGACCGCAAGCGCGTGGTCTATGCCGAGGGCGAGGAAGAGACCGTGCTGCGCGCGGTGCAGACGGTGATCGACGAAGAGCTGGCCTATCCGATCCTGATCGGCCGCCCCGACGTCATCGAGACCCGCATCCAGCGCCTGGGCCTGCGCATGCGCGAAGGCGTCGACTTCGAGTTGACCAACATCAACGACGACCCGCGCTTCAACGACTACTGGCAGCAGTACCACGCCCTGACCGAACGCCGCGGCGTGACCCCGGCGGCGGCCAAGAACCTGCTGCGTTCGCGCCCGACTCTTATTGCGGCGCTGATGGTCGAACGCGGCGAAGCCGATGCGATGATCTCCGGGTTGGTCGGCCGCTTCCACAAGAAGCTGGGCTACATGCGCAGCATCTTCGACTTCGACCCGGGCGTGTCCGGCACCGCGGCGATGACCGGCGTGATCAACGACCAGGGCGCGTGGTTCTTCCTCGATACCCACGTGCAGGTCGACCCGACCGCCGAGCAGATCGCCGAAGCCACCCTGCAGGCGACCTACCGCCTCAAGCTGTTCGGCATCGAGCCCAAGGTCGCGCTGCTGTCGCACTCCAACTACGGCAGCCACGACAACCCGTCGGCGGCGAAGATGCGCAAGGTCCGGCAGATCGTGAAGCAGCGCCAGCCCAAGCTGGAAATCGACGGCGAGATGCAGGCCGACACGGCCTGGGACGATCTGCTGCGCAAGCGCATCTTCCCCAACGCCACCCTGCACGGCCGCGCCAACCTGTTCGTGCTGCCCAACCTGGACGCCGCCAACATCACCTACAACATGGTCCGGGTGATGACCGACGGCGTGGCGATCGGCCCGATCCTGATGGGCTTGGACAAGCCGGCGCACATCCTGACCCCGGCCTCGACCCCGCGCCGCGTGGTCAACATGACCGCGATCGCCGCAGTCGACGCCCAGATCCGCGCCGCGCGCGAGGCCGAGCGCAAGGCCTGA
- a CDS encoding flavodoxin family protein, whose protein sequence is MLILAASPRRNGNSAALAAAVREGAEAAGTPAVVRFLDDHLTGFLRDCRQCRDADGRCRIDDGFRDLFFDEFLPAQGVALCTPVYWYGMSAQAKAFFDRMFCYFARSYPDYAQTRAGVAGKKVALLTASEEIYPGIALGIVQQLQEYARYTRSQFIGTVHAYGNQRGEIVDAPEAPLQAARALGREFFQRRYWDLQFDSVR, encoded by the coding sequence TTGCTGATCCTCGCCGCCAGCCCCCGCCGCAACGGCAACAGCGCCGCCCTGGCCGCCGCCGTGCGCGAGGGCGCCGAAGCCGCCGGCACGCCGGCGGTGGTGCGCTTCCTCGACGACCATTTGACGGGATTCCTGCGCGATTGCCGTCAGTGCCGCGACGCGGACGGGCGCTGTCGGATCGACGACGGTTTCCGCGATCTGTTTTTCGACGAGTTCCTGCCGGCGCAGGGCGTGGCGCTGTGCACGCCGGTGTACTGGTACGGGATGTCGGCGCAGGCGAAGGCGTTCTTCGACCGGATGTTCTGCTATTTCGCCCGCAGCTATCCGGATTACGCGCAAACGCGTGCCGGCGTGGCGGGCAAGAAGGTGGCGCTGCTGACGGCGTCGGAGGAGATCTATCCGGGGATCGCGCTGGGGATCGTGCAGCAGCTGCAGGAGTACGCGCGCTATACGCGTTCGCAATTCATCGGCACGGTGCACGCCTACGGCAATCAGCGTGGCGAGATCGTCGATGCGCCGGAAGCGCCGTTGCAGGCGGCGCGCGCCCTGGGCCGCGAATTTTTCCAGCGGCGGTACTGGGACCTGCAGTTCGATAGCGTTCGCTGA